TTCCCAGCTCCAGGTGGTCCTAAAAAAATCAAACGATTCTTCATTTTATTTAAATAAAAAAGAATTCATATGAGGTTTATTGACGAACAAGTCCTTCATACCTTTGTGAAATTACATAAGTTTGTACTTGCTTAGCAGTGTCTATTGCAACACCAACAAGAATCAACAAAGATGTTGCACCTAAGCCCTGAAATGTTTGGACATTTGTAGCTCTCTCAACAGCAGCAGGAACAATAGCAACTGATCCTAAAAACAGTCCCCCTAATAAAGTTAATCTGTTTTGAACACCTGAAAGATACTTAGAAGTAGCACTTCCAGGCCTCACTCCAGGAATAGCAACACCTCCTCGCTTTAAATTTGCTGATATATCAATTGGATTAATGGTTAATGAAGCATAGAAATATGCAAAGCCAACAATTAAAGCAAAAAAAGTAATTGCATATGGCCAAGGATTTGATGCACTTGGATTTAATGCTCCAGCAGCTCTAATTAAAAAAGGATTCTTAGTAAAATTGGCAATTGTTATAGGAAGAAAAATTAATGCAGAAGCAAAAATAATAGGCATAACACCACCTGCATTTAATTTCAAAGGAAGATAGCTTTGTCGATTAGGTAATAATGCAGTGCCACCTATTTGCCTTTTTGCACTGACAATAGGTAATCTCCTTGCACCTTCTTGAACAAAAATTATCCCAACAATTGTGATTAAAAATACTATTAAAAGGACAATAATTCCAAAGACATCATTTCTATCACCAGTTTGAGCCTTTTCAATAGTAGAACTAAGTGCCTTAGGAAGAGTAGCAACAATATTCAAAAAAATAACCAAAGAAGCACCTTGACCAATGCCTTTCTCGGTAATAATTTCACTAAGCCACATGACAATCATTGATCCAGTGACCAATGCAATAGCTGTTTGAAAAACGAATTCAACCTCACTCAAGCCTTCTATTGCATATTGCCTAAGAATTAATGCAAAAACCAGGCTTTGCATAAGACCCCATCCAAGAGCAACGTAGCGAGTAATCTGAGATATTTTTCGTCGGCCAGCTTCACCTTCATTTTTTTGCAAATCTTCCAATTGAGGTAAAGCAGCAGTTAAAAGCTGGATAATTATCGATGCATTAATAAATGGCAAGATGCCAAGAGCAAAAACACCGAGAGTCGAAATACCGCCACCAGTAAAAATATCAAGAAACCCTATCAGCTGACCTCCCTGCTGAATAAATTCCTTAAAAGCTTCTCTATCTATTCCTGGGACTGGGATATAGATTCCCAATCTTACAAAAAGAAGCATACCCAAGGTTGTTAAAACCCTGCCTCTAAGTTCCTTATTTAGAACGAGTTGGGTTACTACTTCGGATGCACTTGGATTTCTACTTCTAGTAACAAGCATGAACTTAAATGAAAAATTTCAAGCTATCAAAATAAATTTAATGGATAAAACCTGAACTTAGTTGAATTTAATTAAAAACCTCACAGGTACCACCTGCTGCTTCAATTTTCTTTTTAGCAGAAGCAGTAAAACTTGCAGCTTGGACTAGCAATTTAACCTTTATATTTCCATTACCAAG
This DNA window, taken from Prochlorococcus sp. MIT 0603, encodes the following:
- the secY gene encoding preprotein translocase subunit SecY; translated protein: MLVTRSRNPSASEVVTQLVLNKELRGRVLTTLGMLLFVRLGIYIPVPGIDREAFKEFIQQGGQLIGFLDIFTGGGISTLGVFALGILPFINASIIIQLLTAALPQLEDLQKNEGEAGRRKISQITRYVALGWGLMQSLVFALILRQYAIEGLSEVEFVFQTAIALVTGSMIVMWLSEIITEKGIGQGASLVIFLNIVATLPKALSSTIEKAQTGDRNDVFGIIVLLIVFLITIVGIIFVQEGARRLPIVSAKRQIGGTALLPNRQSYLPLKLNAGGVMPIIFASALIFLPITIANFTKNPFLIRAAGALNPSASNPWPYAITFFALIVGFAYFYASLTINPIDISANLKRGGVAIPGVRPGSATSKYLSGVQNRLTLLGGLFLGSVAIVPAAVERATNVQTFQGLGATSLLILVGVAIDTAKQVQTYVISQRYEGLVRQ